The following proteins come from a genomic window of Paenibacillus swuensis:
- a CDS encoding C40 family peptidase, translating to MRKKMAVWTLLTSLAFSTIPLTAVQAAPTTAKVEASVSFRTEPDTSSHVMRYLKSGEEIVILEKVNDYWLRIQVQTGQVGYISANDQYTNYTGGQASVGNTSTGARGTRSVEAVISAGKRYLGTPYEFGSSRDTTRTFDCSDFVRQAFKDGLNLKLPADSRGQGDYVKARGSYKRQWGQLKRGDLVFFMSYKGSKASSYAGINKSAQRITHVGIYLGNGQVMHTYSKEAGGVRVDSIQGKHWEYRMIFGGSAI from the coding sequence ATGAGAAAAAAGATGGCCGTTTGGACATTACTAACGAGTTTAGCGTTTTCAACCATCCCTTTAACGGCTGTACAAGCCGCACCAACAACCGCGAAAGTCGAAGCTTCCGTCAGCTTCCGTACAGAGCCTGACACGTCAAGTCATGTGATGCGTTATCTGAAAAGCGGCGAAGAAATTGTGATTCTGGAGAAAGTGAATGATTACTGGCTGCGGATTCAAGTGCAAACCGGACAAGTCGGCTACATCTCAGCGAATGATCAATATACGAACTATACAGGCGGACAAGCCTCCGTCGGGAACACAAGCACGGGAGCGAGGGGGACACGCAGCGTAGAGGCCGTTATCTCCGCAGGAAAGCGATACTTAGGCACTCCTTACGAATTCGGATCCAGTCGCGACACTACAAGAACGTTTGATTGCTCGGATTTCGTTCGTCAGGCGTTCAAAGACGGTCTTAACCTGAAGCTCCCGGCGGATTCTCGCGGTCAGGGCGACTATGTCAAGGCACGGGGAAGTTACAAGAGGCAGTGGGGACAACTGAAGCGGGGAGATCTGGTCTTCTTCATGTCCTATAAAGGTTCTAAAGCATCAAGCTACGCAGGAATTAATAAATCCGCGCAGCGGATCACGCATGTGGGTATTTATCTTGGTAACGGACAAGTCATGCATACGTATTCCAAAGAAGCCGGCGGTGTTCGTGTGGATTCCATTCAGGGGAAGCATTGGGAGTATCGGATGATTTTTGGCGGAAGCGCAATTTAA